The following are encoded together in the Acinetobacter radioresistens DSM 6976 = NBRC 102413 = CIP 103788 genome:
- a CDS encoding acyl-CoA dehydrogenase family protein produces the protein MNTTENSYSAEQAIQTAQQLTRLFSHTAALRDKQGGNPKKERDLIRESGLLKLSIPTEYGGSGANWTTIFETIRIIAQADSSLAHVYGFHHLLIATVQLFAQPQQYTSWFRQTAQDNLFWGNTLNPLDRRTTVTRITDHEYIFQGDKSFCSGSIDSDLLLCSGYDEQGKLLIGVIPSQRNGVSFLGDWDNMGQRQTDSGTSHFEQVHVYKKELLLNPGPLSTPYSSLRPLIAQLIFVYLFLGVAEGAFETAKAIVQGQKAWSKSLAEQAVDDPYIQKHFAEFYVQLEGVRLLAADAVKKLQAAWLQGEHLSSVQRGEVSIAIATAKIAATNTSLYITQNIFQVMGARATAAKLNLDRFWRNVRTQTLHDPVDYKYQEIGEWILTGKLPEPSFYS, from the coding sequence ATGAATACAACAGAAAATTCTTACTCTGCCGAGCAGGCGATACAGACAGCACAACAACTCACCCGGCTATTTTCACATACCGCTGCCTTACGTGATAAGCAGGGCGGTAACCCTAAAAAAGAACGTGACCTGATTCGGGAAAGTGGGCTACTTAAACTGTCAATTCCTACTGAATATGGCGGTTCAGGAGCAAACTGGACGACAATTTTTGAAACTATTCGAATTATAGCGCAGGCAGACAGTTCACTGGCGCATGTCTACGGATTTCATCATCTGTTGATTGCCACGGTACAACTGTTTGCACAACCACAACAATACACCAGCTGGTTCAGGCAGACTGCTCAAGATAACCTGTTTTGGGGCAATACGCTCAACCCCCTCGACCGTCGTACTACAGTAACCCGAATTACAGATCATGAATATATTTTTCAGGGGGATAAAAGCTTCTGCTCCGGTTCAATAGACTCAGACCTGTTGCTGTGCTCGGGCTATGATGAACAGGGCAAATTGCTGATAGGTGTGATTCCATCGCAGCGCAACGGCGTTAGTTTTTTGGGGGACTGGGACAATATGGGACAGCGCCAGACCGACAGTGGCACCAGCCATTTTGAACAGGTGCATGTCTATAAAAAAGAGCTACTACTTAACCCGGGCCCACTGAGTACCCCCTATTCAAGTCTTCGTCCGCTTATTGCACAGCTGATTTTTGTCTATTTATTTTTAGGTGTAGCAGAAGGAGCATTTGAGACTGCTAAAGCTATTGTACAGGGCCAAAAAGCCTGGTCAAAGTCTCTGGCTGAACAAGCTGTAGATGACCCTTATATCCAGAAACATTTTGCCGAGTTTTATGTGCAGCTTGAAGGGGTAAGGCTACTTGCAGCAGACGCTGTGAAGAAACTGCAGGCAGCATGGTTACAGGGTGAACACTTAAGTTCAGTGCAACGCGGGGAGGTTTCTATTGCAATCGCAACTGCTAAGATTGCTGCGACCAATACCTCACTTTATATCACGCAAAATATATTTCAGGTCATGGGGGCACGTGCCACAGCTGCCAAACTGAATCTGGACCGCTTCTGGCGCAATGTTCGAACCCAAACCCTGCATGATCCGGTTGACTATAAATATCAGGAAATTGGGGAATGGATATTAACCGGTAAACTACCTGAACCCAGCTTTTATTCTTGA
- the acs gene encoding acetate--CoA ligase, with translation MSEIYPVPEEFKKTARTVEEDYLKRYQHSIEQPEEFWAEEAKRIDWIKPFTQVKNSSFAADNFKIEWFADGQLNVSANCLDRHLKEHPHKPAIIWEGDHPSRHKIISFKELHDEVCRFANALKKYGIAKGDRVVLYMPMVSEAAIAMLACARIGAVHCVVFGGFSPDSLASRIEDSQAKMVITADAGMRGGKLIPLKESVDQALEHAKTDSVEHVVVVHRTGNPVEMKPERDLWYHEVITEVNEICPPEPMNAEDPLFILYTSGSTGKPKGVLHTTGGYLVYVNSTFREVFDIKQDDIYWCTADVGWITGHSYIIYGPLSNGTTTVMFEGVPQYPSWARVGHIVDKHNITILYTAPTAIRAMMREGDAYVRESDRSSLRLLGSVGEPINPEAWSWYYNVVGGGRCPIVDTWWQTETGGILISPLPGATDLKPGSATRPYFGVQPAIVDGDGKVLDGAAEGNLIIKDSWPGQMRTIWGDPQRFIEAYFSTFPGNYFTGDGARRDEDGYYWITGRVDDVLNVSGHRLGTAEIESALVAHDHVAEAAVVGMPHEIKGQGICTFVTLQAGVNESEELRQELVSWVRKQLGPVATPDALHWAPALPKTRSGKIMRRILRKIAANELDSLGDTSTLAEPAVVEQLIVTVYPDHK, from the coding sequence ATGAGTGAGATCTATCCTGTACCTGAAGAATTTAAAAAAACTGCCCGCACTGTCGAAGAAGATTATCTGAAACGTTACCAGCATTCGATTGAACAACCTGAAGAATTCTGGGCTGAAGAGGCAAAAAGGATTGACTGGATCAAGCCATTTACACAAGTTAAAAATAGCAGTTTTGCTGCTGATAATTTCAAGATCGAATGGTTTGCTGATGGCCAGCTTAATGTCAGTGCCAACTGTCTGGACCGACATTTAAAAGAGCATCCGCACAAGCCTGCAATTATCTGGGAGGGAGACCATCCTTCACGTCACAAGATTATTTCTTTTAAAGAACTGCATGATGAAGTATGCCGTTTTGCCAATGCCCTGAAAAAATACGGGATTGCTAAAGGCGACCGGGTAGTCCTATACATGCCGATGGTCAGTGAAGCTGCCATTGCCATGCTGGCATGTGCCCGTATTGGAGCAGTGCATTGTGTAGTCTTTGGGGGATTCTCTCCTGATTCGCTGGCCAGCCGTATTGAAGACAGCCAAGCAAAAATGGTAATTACCGCTGATGCCGGTATGCGGGGCGGCAAGCTGATTCCTCTTAAAGAAAGTGTCGATCAGGCCTTAGAGCATGCAAAAACAGACTCAGTTGAACATGTAGTAGTAGTACACCGTACCGGTAATCCGGTAGAAATGAAACCAGAGCGCGATCTGTGGTATCACGAAGTAATAACTGAAGTGAATGAAATCTGCCCGCCGGAGCCGATGAATGCTGAAGATCCACTTTTTATTCTTTATACCTCTGGCTCTACCGGTAAACCTAAAGGCGTACTGCATACTACTGGCGGATATCTAGTTTATGTCAACAGCACCTTTCGAGAAGTATTTGATATAAAACAGGACGACATATACTGGTGTACTGCCGATGTGGGCTGGATTACTGGTCACAGCTATATTATTTATGGGCCATTATCTAATGGTACCACGACGGTAATGTTTGAAGGTGTGCCGCAATATCCAAGTTGGGCGCGTGTAGGCCATATTGTCGACAAACATAATATAACCATCTTATATACTGCACCCACTGCAATTCGGGCCATGATGCGTGAAGGTGATGCTTACGTGCGTGAAAGTGACCGCAGTAGCCTACGTTTGCTGGGCTCTGTTGGTGAACCGATTAACCCTGAAGCCTGGTCATGGTACTACAACGTAGTTGGAGGAGGGCGCTGTCCAATTGTCGATACCTGGTGGCAGACTGAAACGGGCGGCATACTGATTTCACCACTCCCCGGTGCGACTGACCTTAAACCCGGTTCGGCTACGCGGCCTTATTTTGGAGTGCAACCTGCTATTGTCGATGGTGATGGCAAGGTGCTAGACGGTGCAGCAGAGGGTAACCTGATTATTAAAGATTCCTGGCCGGGCCAGATGCGAACCATATGGGGAGATCCCCAGCGTTTTATTGAAGCCTATTTCTCGACATTCCCCGGTAACTATTTTACTGGTGACGGTGCTCGTCGTGATGAAGACGGTTACTACTGGATCACGGGTCGTGTTGATGATGTGCTAAATGTTTCAGGTCACCGGCTGGGAACTGCAGAAATTGAAAGTGCCTTGGTGGCACATGACCATGTTGCTGAAGCCGCTGTAGTGGGAATGCCTCATGAGATTAAAGGACAGGGGATCTGTACTTTTGTAACCTTGCAGGCAGGCGTTAATGAGTCTGAAGAGTTAAGGCAGGAACTGGTCAGCTGGGTACGCAAGCAACTTGGCCCAGTGGCAACACCAGATGCGCTGCACTGGGCACCCGCACTGCCCAAGACACGTTCCGGTAAAATTATGCGCCGTATTTTAAGAAAAATTGCTGCCAATGAACTGGACAGTCTGGGAGATACTTCGACCTTGGCAGAACCAGCTGTAGTCGAGCAATTGATTGTTACGGTCTATCCGGACCACAAGTAA
- a CDS encoding DUF805 domain-containing protein, whose translation MTAEYNFYPTETDHPLSMRGRFSRLSYIGWNGLLNCIAFFILVIFSLLMGSFNMQSTPQSYNITGMWDQLASIGLLILTLLYAYFNLVLIVRRLHDRNHSGWWALLLFLPLVNFLFMIYLLFAAGDAGINRFGHPRRTLLWEKTVAWLLIALVILSFFVSRSTWIYLSESQPIEIPREVLQKATPYF comes from the coding sequence ATGACTGCTGAATATAATTTTTACCCCACTGAAACCGATCATCCTCTTTCGATGAGAGGGCGCTTTAGCCGTTTAAGCTATATTGGCTGGAATGGCCTTTTAAATTGTATCGCTTTCTTCATACTGGTTATATTCAGTCTGCTCATGGGCAGCTTTAATATGCAAAGCACTCCTCAGAGCTATAATATTACAGGGATGTGGGATCAGCTGGCCAGTATAGGTTTATTAATACTTACCTTGCTTTATGCCTATTTTAACCTGGTCCTGATAGTACGACGTTTGCATGACCGTAATCATAGCGGCTGGTGGGCGCTGCTGCTGTTCTTACCTCTGGTTAATTTCCTGTTCATGATTTACCTGCTTTTTGCCGCGGGTGATGCAGGGATTAACCGTTTTGGGCATCCACGTCGAACCTTGCTCTGGGAAAAAACTGTAGCTTGGCTGTTAATTGCTTTAGTCATTTTAAGTTTCTTTGTCAGCCGCAGTACCTGGATTTACCTGAGTGAAAGTCAGCCTATTGAAATACCACGGGAAGTCTTGCAAAAAGCGACGCCGTATTTTTAA
- a CDS encoding mechanosensitive ion channel family protein: protein MAEEAKKLSDVTEGTTQLLHEAGEKTAQKVIEHTSKYNDAYSTIDKIIEGFWERVPYFCIALAVFLIFWLLSALFKFFIRKTLHNKTYTRQNLVLVLNRVGSTFIVSFGLLIALVISVPGFTPGQLMSALGIGSVAIGFAFKDIFQNLLSGILILLSEPFRIGDDIIVNGLEGTVEDIQIRATYLRSPDGRRILIPNATVYTSSITVNTAYPRRRCNFDVGISYEDDAQKAKELILNILNNQRTILSQPAFSVNVSALSDFSVRLSVFWWIDTKETNIGASVSEVQEQVIKAFDEHGISIPYPVQEVKVYRGDNSLVQEDKPSDATKQPT, encoded by the coding sequence GTGGCTGAAGAAGCAAAGAAATTGAGTGATGTAACTGAGGGAACTACTCAGTTACTGCACGAAGCAGGTGAAAAAACTGCACAAAAGGTGATTGAACACACCAGCAAATATAATGATGCCTATAGTACCATTGATAAGATCATTGAAGGTTTCTGGGAACGTGTGCCCTACTTCTGTATTGCTCTAGCAGTTTTCCTGATTTTCTGGCTCTTATCAGCCCTGTTTAAATTTTTTATTCGTAAGACCCTGCATAATAAAACCTATACCCGACAGAATTTGGTTCTGGTACTAAACCGGGTAGGAAGTACCTTTATTGTATCTTTTGGTTTGCTGATTGCATTGGTAATCTCAGTGCCCGGCTTTACACCGGGACAACTGATGAGCGCGTTAGGAATCGGCTCGGTCGCAATCGGTTTTGCATTTAAGGATATTTTTCAGAACCTGCTTTCAGGTATCCTGATTTTACTGAGTGAACCTTTCCGGATTGGTGACGATATTATTGTAAATGGACTGGAAGGTACGGTCGAAGATATCCAGATTCGGGCAACTTATTTACGCTCGCCGGATGGTCGCCGTATTCTGATCCCAAATGCGACAGTCTATACCAGCTCAATAACTGTCAACACTGCCTACCCGCGCCGCCGCTGTAACTTTGATGTCGGGATCAGCTATGAAGATGATGCACAAAAAGCCAAAGAACTGATTCTGAATATACTTAATAACCAGCGTACAATTTTAAGCCAGCCGGCTTTTAGTGTGAATGTTTCTGCTTTATCTGACTTTTCTGTCAGGCTCAGCGTGTTCTGGTGGATTGATACAAAAGAAACCAATATTGGTGCTTCAGTCAGTGAAGTTCAGGAACAGGTGATCAAAGCCTTTGATGAGCATGGCATCTCTATTCCTTATCCGGTACAGGAAGTTAAAGTTTACCGCGGCGACAACAGTCTAGTACAGGAAGATAAACCATCAGATGCCACTAAACAGCCGACCTAA
- a CDS encoding 16S rRNA (uracil(1498)-N(3))-methyltransferase has translation MNIVLLEPQAAATEPWTICSRRQVQHLLQHLNIKTGDTLKVGIRNGERYLTEIVALNDNTVQVRPLKQEQLPDKLPVTLIVAMPRPKVLRRLIMDSVTLGVEKIILLHSYRVDKSYWQTPFLQQIESYVTLGLEQAGDTIAPAVEIHKRFKPFVEDILPGLISAQQPAYVAHPYSEQAMPSSIVHPCTVIIGPEGGFIPYEIELLTQNGCQAVHLGQRIIRTETVIPYVLGRLFSGI, from the coding sequence ATGAATATTGTTTTACTTGAGCCGCAGGCAGCAGCGACCGAACCATGGACTATCTGTTCCAGACGTCAAGTCCAGCATTTACTTCAGCATCTGAATATAAAGACAGGTGATACTTTAAAAGTGGGTATCCGTAATGGAGAGCGTTACCTGACAGAAATCGTTGCTCTGAATGACAATACAGTACAGGTACGGCCATTAAAACAGGAACAGCTACCAGATAAACTTCCTGTCACCCTCATTGTGGCTATGCCACGGCCAAAAGTATTACGCCGCCTGATTATGGACAGTGTAACACTCGGTGTTGAAAAGATTATTTTATTGCACAGCTACCGGGTCGATAAAAGCTACTGGCAAACCCCATTTTTACAACAGATTGAAAGTTATGTAACGCTGGGACTGGAGCAGGCAGGAGATACAATTGCACCGGCTGTAGAAATCCATAAGCGTTTTAAGCCTTTTGTTGAAGATATATTGCCCGGGTTAATCTCAGCGCAGCAACCTGCTTATGTGGCACATCCCTATAGCGAGCAGGCTATGCCGTCCAGTATAGTGCATCCCTGCACTGTAATTATTGGACCAGAAGGTGGCTTTATTCCTTATGAAATAGAATTGCTCACTCAAAATGGCTGTCAGGCCGTGCATCTAGGCCAACGTATTATCCGTACTGAAACCGTGATTCCATATGTGTTAGGTCGGCTGTTTAGTGGCATCTGA
- a CDS encoding 3-deoxy-D-manno-octulosonic acid transferase → MGTPFWYNALLALVKPLYRKRLYKRSGHLPDFQDELLERFGPFQPPLHTQALWFHAVSVGETNAAQPLIEHYLSLGQPVLLTNTTRTGQARAKSLFSQRYPKLFQAVFLPVDQRYLIEEFLSKYQPKLLALVETELWPNLLQITRFRHIPVLLLNARLSEKSAKGYARVKGLSRSMVECLDSMLAQDQPTRQRYIELGMPPEAVQVVGNIKFDISAPPKFTERAAQLKRDWQLEPRKIILLASTHAPEELELLTALRPFLQKQPELLCIVVPRHPERFNEVFEQCQKLALLTRRRSLDQTIQPDTQVYLADSMGELWLWYALSQACFVGGSLNEPGGGHNILEPIALHVPTVIGIRYFNFQSIVDEFVEAQGILIAHDANEAVNQLLACIDDPEAAGHLSQQAYNVLQKNQGSLNRHIHAIDQYL, encoded by the coding sequence TTGGGAACACCATTTTGGTATAACGCCTTACTGGCGTTAGTAAAGCCGCTTTATCGGAAGCGTTTATATAAACGTTCGGGACACTTGCCTGATTTTCAGGATGAGCTGCTGGAACGCTTTGGGCCTTTTCAGCCTCCTTTACATACGCAAGCGCTCTGGTTCCATGCTGTTTCTGTCGGTGAAACCAATGCAGCACAACCTCTGATTGAACATTATTTAAGTTTAGGTCAGCCGGTACTATTGACCAATACGACCCGTACTGGACAGGCACGTGCCAAATCCTTATTCTCACAGCGTTATCCGAAACTGTTTCAGGCAGTATTTCTGCCGGTAGACCAGCGTTACTTAATTGAAGAGTTTCTGAGCAAATACCAGCCCAAACTGTTGGCACTGGTTGAAACTGAACTTTGGCCGAACCTGTTGCAGATAACCCGATTTCGGCATATTCCTGTCTTATTGTTAAATGCACGCTTATCTGAAAAGTCCGCCAAAGGTTATGCCAGAGTAAAAGGCCTTAGCCGTTCCATGGTCGAATGCCTGGATTCAATGCTGGCTCAAGATCAGCCCACCAGACAGCGTTATATCGAATTGGGTATGCCACCTGAAGCTGTTCAGGTTGTAGGAAATATCAAGTTTGATATTTCTGCACCGCCTAAATTTACTGAACGGGCTGCCCAATTAAAGAGAGACTGGCAGTTAGAGCCACGCAAGATTATTCTACTGGCCAGTACTCATGCGCCTGAAGAACTAGAGCTGTTAACTGCTCTTCGGCCCTTTTTACAAAAGCAGCCAGAACTCTTATGCATTGTAGTACCACGACATCCTGAACGTTTTAATGAAGTATTCGAGCAGTGCCAGAAACTGGCACTGCTTACCCGACGCCGTAGCCTTGACCAGACGATTCAGCCAGATACACAAGTCTATCTGGCCGATAGTATGGGTGAATTATGGTTATGGTATGCCTTGAGTCAGGCCTGTTTCGTTGGTGGTTCTTTAAATGAGCCAGGGGGCGGACATAATATTCTTGAACCGATTGCACTTCATGTTCCCACGGTTATCGGTATACGTTACTTTAATTTCCAGAGTATTGTTGATGAGTTCGTAGAAGCTCAAGGAATTCTGATTGCACACGATGCAAACGAGGCTGTAAACCAGCTGCTCGCCTGTATAGATGACCCGGAGGCCGCAGGTCATTTAAGCCAGCAAGCCTATAATGTTCTCCAAAAAAATCAGGGTTCTTTAAATCGGCACATCCATGCTATTGATCAGTATTTATAA
- a CDS encoding alkene reductase: MTDLSTPAQFGELQLKNRLVMAPLTRTRATEDRIPTDLMVEYYTQRANAGLIIAEATVIAEEANGYERSPGLYNDKQVAAWKKITDAVHAEGSLIVSQLWHVGRISHPDLLKGEIPVSSSAIKPKGTVSLLRPKREYVTPRPLEISEIKAIVAQYKQAAIYAKAAGFDGVEVHAANGYLLDQFLQSSTNQREDEYGGSVENRARFLLEVVDVLIEVWGAGRVGVHLAPRGDEHDMGDDNPKETFGYVAEELGKRQIAFIFTREYLAEDSISAYLKERSGVPYIANMRLDAQTAKELLASGKADAVSFGKAYIANPDLYQRLMSNAPLNELNTTTMYGFGPEGYTDYPTMAI, translated from the coding sequence ATGACTGATCTGTCTACTCCCGCACAGTTTGGCGAACTTCAGCTCAAGAACCGTCTGGTTATGGCCCCATTAACTCGAACCCGTGCTACTGAAGATCGTATACCCACTGATCTGATGGTGGAATACTATACGCAACGTGCGAATGCTGGCCTGATTATTGCGGAAGCAACTGTGATTGCAGAAGAAGCAAACGGATATGAACGTAGCCCAGGTTTATATAATGATAAACAAGTTGCTGCATGGAAAAAGATTACAGATGCAGTGCATGCTGAGGGAAGCCTGATTGTTTCACAACTGTGGCATGTAGGCCGTATTTCACATCCAGATTTACTCAAGGGTGAAATACCAGTTTCATCAAGTGCCATCAAACCGAAAGGTACCGTTAGTCTGCTACGACCAAAACGTGAATATGTGACCCCACGCCCGCTCGAAATTTCTGAAATTAAAGCCATTGTAGCGCAGTATAAGCAGGCAGCCATATATGCCAAAGCTGCCGGTTTTGATGGGGTAGAAGTTCATGCTGCAAATGGCTATCTGCTGGACCAGTTCCTGCAAAGCAGTACGAATCAGCGTGAAGATGAATATGGTGGTTCTGTTGAAAATCGTGCCCGCTTCTTACTTGAAGTTGTCGATGTTCTGATTGAGGTATGGGGAGCAGGACGTGTTGGCGTACATCTGGCACCACGTGGTGATGAGCATGATATGGGCGATGATAACCCGAAAGAAACCTTTGGCTATGTGGCTGAAGAGCTGGGTAAACGTCAGATTGCCTTTATATTTACCCGTGAATATCTTGCCGAAGACAGTATTAGTGCCTATCTGAAAGAACGTTCAGGTGTACCCTATATCGCGAATATGCGCCTAGATGCGCAAACAGCTAAAGAGCTGCTGGCCAGTGGTAAGGCAGACGCCGTATCGTTTGGCAAGGCTTATATTGCCAATCCGGACTTATATCAACGCCTGATGAGCAATGCGCCACTTAATGAGCTTAATACCACTACCATGTATGGTTTTGGACCGGAAGGCTATACTGACTACCCGACAATGGCTATATAA
- a CDS encoding ArsR/SmtB family transcription factor: MDTEAIYKALANPIRRQILQCLKDPEQFIPKLNECEYDFSRGVCAGQIEKIANVSQSTMSNHLSVLQQAGLIQATKYGQWSYFSRNEALIQKFVDTLQQSL, from the coding sequence ATGGACACAGAAGCGATTTATAAAGCTTTGGCAAATCCGATCCGCAGGCAGATTTTACAGTGCCTGAAAGATCCTGAGCAGTTTATTCCTAAGCTAAATGAATGTGAATATGATTTTAGCCGGGGAGTATGTGCAGGGCAGATTGAAAAAATTGCCAATGTCTCTCAGTCGACTATGTCCAACCATCTGTCAGTGTTGCAACAGGCAGGACTGATCCAGGCAACCAAATATGGTCAATGGTCTTATTTTTCGCGCAATGAAGCACTGATCCAGAAATTTGTAGATACTCTACAACAATCTCTCTAA
- a CDS encoding GNAT family N-acetyltransferase, translating to MLQEQVLSLFQIRHGSWNELQSAAKFIRTEVFIQEQKIAAEDEWDQDDKHAVHFILYDQTRAIATARLLPNHWIGRVAVLKTDRGRGLGKALMQAIIKYAQEQQLDQLCLSSQVHATSFYQELGFACFGEVYEDCGIPHINMHLTLSSTMP from the coding sequence ATGCTACAGGAGCAAGTTTTGTCTTTATTCCAGATTAGACATGGCAGCTGGAACGAACTCCAGTCAGCAGCAAAGTTTATTCGTACTGAAGTATTTATTCAGGAGCAAAAGATTGCAGCAGAAGATGAATGGGATCAGGACGATAAACATGCTGTTCATTTTATTCTATATGATCAGACACGTGCCATTGCAACTGCACGGTTACTACCAAATCACTGGATTGGCCGAGTAGCCGTTCTTAAAACTGATCGTGGACGTGGTTTAGGTAAAGCTCTAATGCAGGCTATCATTAAATATGCACAGGAGCAGCAGCTTGATCAGCTGTGTCTATCTTCTCAAGTCCATGCAACATCATTTTATCAGGAACTCGGTTTTGCATGTTTTGGGGAAGTATATGAAGATTGTGGTATACCCCATATTAATATGCATTTAACCCTTTCCTCAACTATGCCTTAA
- a CDS encoding VTT domain-containing protein, whose product MIDFLLGFEQHLPGFIEAYGMWVYALLFMIIFAETAFIAMFFLPGDSLLLSVGALCASVDFMHLDFMIMLLFAAATLGYIVNYHTGKFFGPQITSVKSRFIKPEHLTRTNRYFVRHGGKTILMARFIPFVRSVAPFAAGANQMNYPMFLLYNLLGGLFWIGLLLGLGYFAGSTIFLINEII is encoded by the coding sequence TTGATTGATTTTTTGCTTGGTTTCGAACAGCATTTGCCCGGCTTTATTGAAGCCTATGGTATGTGGGTATATGCGCTCCTGTTTATGATTATTTTTGCTGAAACTGCATTTATTGCCATGTTTTTCCTGCCAGGAGACAGCTTGCTCCTGAGTGTAGGAGCATTATGTGCTTCAGTAGATTTTATGCACCTTGACTTTATGATCATGCTGCTTTTTGCAGCGGCCACTCTAGGTTATATTGTTAACTACCATACCGGTAAATTCTTTGGGCCACAGATTACCAGTGTAAAATCACGTTTTATCAAACCGGAACATTTAACCCGTACAAATCGCTATTTTGTGCGTCATGGTGGTAAAACTATCCTGATGGCTCGTTTTATTCCTTTTGTACGTTCAGTGGCTCCATTTGCTGCAGGTGCCAATCAGATGAATTATCCGATGTTTCTGCTTTATAACCTGCTAGGCGGCCTGTTCTGGATTGGGCTATTGCTGGGCTTGGGATATTTTGCTGGCAGTACGATTTTTTTAATTAATGAAATTATCTAA
- the prfB gene encoding peptide chain release factor 2 (programmed frameshift) yields the protein MEINPYLNQLKDLSERSQTLRGYLDYDLKKERLEEVLRELEDPSIWNDQSRAQAMAKEKGELENVINVLEGLSTQLEDAQAMLDLAVEADDESLLADVQAELSSAEEALAKLEFRRMFSNPMDPNPCYVEIQAGSGGTEAQDWASMLLRMYMRWIERHGFKAELMEESDGDVAGIKSATIRVEGEYAYGWLRTESGVHRLVRKSPFDSGNRRHTSFSAVFVSPEVDDNIEIDINPSDVRTDTYRASGAGGQHINKTDSAVRLTHMPTGIVVACQNQRSQHANRDHAWKQLRAKLYELEMSKRNEAAQALEDSKSDIGWGSQIRSYVLDDSRIKDLRTGVENSNTGAVLDGDLDKFIEASLKQGL from the exons GTGGAAATTAATCCGTATCTAAACCAGTTGAAAGATTTAAGTGAACGTAGTCAGACTCTACGGGGGTATCTT GACTACGATCTTAAAAAAGAACGGTTAGAAGAAGTTTTACGTGAGTTAGAAGATCCGAGTATCTGGAATGACCAGAGTCGTGCTCAGGCGATGGCTAAGGAAAAAGGTGAGCTTGAAAATGTTATTAATGTGCTGGAAGGTTTAAGTACCCAGCTGGAAGATGCACAGGCAATGCTAGACCTTGCAGTCGAAGCGGATGATGAAAGCCTGCTTGCGGATGTACAGGCTGAACTGAGCTCTGCGGAAGAAGCATTGGCAAAACTTGAGTTCCGCCGCATGTTCAGTAACCCCATGGATCCAAATCCCTGCTATGTCGAAATTCAGGCTGGTTCGGGCGGTACAGAGGCACAAGATTGGGCCTCTATGTTACTGCGGATGTATATGCGCTGGATTGAACGTCATGGCTTTAAAGCTGAGTTGATGGAAGAGTCTGATGGTGATGTCGCGGGAATCAAATCAGCCACTATCCGGGTAGAAGGCGAGTATGCATATGGCTGGCTACGGACAGAATCCGGTGTACACCGTTTAGTACGTAAGTCGCCATTCGACTCGGGTAACCGTCGTCATACGTCATTTTCTGCTGTATTTGTTTCACCTGAAGTAGATGATAATATCGAAATCGATATCAATCCATCTGATGTACGTACAGATACTTACCGTGCATCAGGTGCGGGTGGACAGCATATTAATAAAACTGACTCTGCAGTACGTTTGACCCATATGCCAACAGGTATCGTGGTTGCATGCCAGAATCAGCGATCACAGCATGCCAACCGTGATCATGCCTGGAAACAGCTACGTGCCAAGCTTTATGAACTTGAAATGAGTAAGCGTAATGAAGCTGCACAAGCTTTGGAAGATTCCAAGTCGGATATTGGCTGGGGTAGCCAGATTCGCTCTTACGTACTTGATGACTCACGGATTAAAGATTTGCGTACTGGCGTTGAGAATTCAAATACCGGAGCAGTACTTGATGGCGATCTGGACAAGTTTATTGAAGCAAGTCTGAAACAAGGGCTTTAA